The Yoonia sp. SS1-5 genome contains a region encoding:
- a CDS encoding alpha/beta hydrolase: MPEVIFPGPEGRLEGRYHPQKDRDAPIAIVLHPHPQFGGTMNNKVVYNLHYAFYNMGFTVLRFNFRGVGRSQGEYDQGVGELSDAASALDYLQSMNNNAKHCWVAGFSFGAWIGMQLLMRRPEITGFISVSPPANMYDFSFLAPCPSSGLIINGTNDRVAPPQDTVNLVNKLHEQKGITITHDCMEGAGHFFEDPHMDPMIENVKTYVRRRLTENTR, translated from the coding sequence ATGCCCGAAGTCATCTTCCCCGGACCCGAAGGACGCCTTGAAGGGCGCTATCACCCGCAAAAGGACCGGGATGCGCCCATCGCCATTGTGCTGCATCCGCATCCGCAATTTGGCGGCACGATGAACAACAAGGTTGTCTACAACCTGCATTATGCCTTCTACAACATGGGCTTTACCGTATTGCGGTTCAATTTTCGCGGCGTGGGCCGCAGCCAGGGTGAATATGACCAGGGTGTGGGCGAATTGTCTGACGCGGCCTCGGCACTGGATTACCTGCAATCCATGAATAACAACGCCAAGCATTGCTGGGTTGCGGGGTTCTCGTTCGGGGCGTGGATCGGGATGCAGCTTTTGATGCGGCGGCCGGAAATCACCGGCTTTATCTCGGTCAGCCCGCCGGCAAACATGTATGATTTCAGCTTCCTTGCGCCCTGCCCGTCCTCGGGGCTGATCATCAACGGAACCAATGACCGGGTTGCCCCGCCACAGGATACGGTCAACCTGGTCAACAAGCTGCACGAACAAAAAGGTATCACGATCACCCATGACTGCATGGAAGGTGCGGGGCATTTCTTTGAAGACCCGCATATGGATCCGATGATCGAGAATGTGAAAACCTACGTGCGGCGGCGGCTGACGGAAAATACGAGGTAG
- a CDS encoding HD domain-containing protein — MQDRIAAQLAFLTEADRLKSVLRGTTLCDGSRPENAGEHSWHIALYAMVMAEHANRPVDINRVIRMLLIHDLVEIDAGDNPIHGDHDPAEMEAVEQAAAARIFGLLPADQARDFRALWDEFEAAETDDAIFAKSIDRVQPVIANLETDGGSWPAYNVTAAQLQSRVGDKVMRGAPAIWAALRTRIDQWFHTG, encoded by the coding sequence ATGCAGGACCGGATCGCGGCGCAGCTTGCCTTCCTGACCGAGGCAGACAGGCTGAAATCCGTACTGCGCGGCACAACCTTGTGTGATGGCAGCCGCCCGGAAAACGCGGGCGAACATAGCTGGCATATCGCGCTCTATGCGATGGTGATGGCCGAACACGCAAACCGGCCGGTTGATATCAACCGGGTCATCCGGATGCTGCTGATCCACGATCTGGTCGAGATTGATGCAGGCGACAACCCCATTCATGGCGACCATGACCCGGCCGAAATGGAAGCCGTCGAACAGGCCGCAGCTGCACGCATCTTCGGGCTTTTGCCCGCCGATCAGGCCCGCGACTTTCGCGCGCTCTGGGACGAATTCGAAGCGGCCGAAACAGATGACGCGATTTTTGCCAAATCCATCGACCGGGTGCAGCCGGTCATTGCGAACCTTGAAACCGACGGCGGCAGCTGGCCCGCATACAATGTCACCGCTGCACAACTGCAATCGCGGGTTGGCGACAAGGTCATGCGTGGGGCACCCGCGATCTGGGCGGCACTCAGGACGCGGATTGACCAGTGGTTCCACACCGGCTGA
- a CDS encoding isoprenylcysteine carboxylmethyltransferase family protein, with protein MPDAFREPFAAPPTIFGVSLLAAILMGLVIPWPVFPALVQFTFGPGAIVGGVILIRQSMHEIGAANTTYDPFAASTALVTSGIYRRTRNPGYLGLAVIQLGLAILINNFWIVLTCIVAVIVTTLFVIKLEEEKLFNAFGRDYADYCGRVRRWI; from the coding sequence ATGCCCGATGCGTTTCGAGAACCCTTTGCTGCGCCGCCGACTATCTTCGGCGTCTCGCTTCTTGCTGCGATTTTAATGGGTCTGGTGATCCCATGGCCGGTATTCCCTGCGCTGGTTCAGTTCACATTTGGCCCGGGCGCGATTGTTGGTGGTGTCATATTGATCCGCCAGTCGATGCACGAGATTGGCGCGGCAAACACCACCTACGATCCCTTTGCCGCATCGACGGCCTTGGTGACATCGGGAATATACAGGCGGACGCGAAATCCCGGGTATCTGGGCCTTGCGGTGATCCAGTTGGGATTGGCAATTTTGATCAATAACTTCTGGATTGTTCTGACATGCATTGTGGCAGTGATCGTGACGACGCTGTTCGTGATCAAGCTGGAAGAAGAGAAACTCTTCAACGCATTTGGCCGGGACTATGCGGATTACTGCGGGCGCGTCAGGCGCTGGATTTGA
- a CDS encoding formylglycine-generating enzyme family protein, translating into MLSYSGNLGIAFAIWGLLLPAVGLADDATAFALSDGRTVTPLARFRECDVCPEMVVMPLGSFMMGAREGESWSSLWDDWGERNGAVAQDVPDGLYNVPNEGPQHRVLMDTPYATAVNEVTHAEWMVCVREGGCSHNPDHSALTFEKGHIQLGPDHPVINVSLLDIEEYVTWLNAHVGAEVYRLPTEAEWEYAARAGTTTRFAQGDVLTSDQANFSGDTTEHNRGRPFPDLVTRAIPVPVQTLDAANPWGLRHMSGNVYEITLSCHLGRHIGLPTNSAYLAHAAQGCDRYVAKGGAYNMAMDGVRLAYRTRPKNDNRDRTYGFRLVRIFPRKESP; encoded by the coding sequence ATGCTTTCATATTCTGGAAATTTAGGCATTGCCTTCGCGATCTGGGGGTTGTTGCTGCCCGCGGTCGGTTTGGCCGATGACGCAACTGCATTCGCCTTGTCTGATGGGCGGACGGTCACGCCGCTTGCGCGCTTTCGAGAATGCGACGTTTGCCCAGAGATGGTCGTTATGCCGCTTGGCTCTTTCATGATGGGCGCCCGTGAAGGGGAGTCGTGGTCGTCACTTTGGGATGATTGGGGCGAAAGGAATGGGGCAGTAGCGCAAGATGTGCCGGACGGCTTGTACAATGTCCCGAACGAAGGTCCCCAGCACAGGGTGCTCATGGACACGCCCTATGCGACGGCTGTGAATGAAGTCACCCATGCTGAATGGATGGTCTGTGTGCGAGAGGGCGGGTGCAGTCATAATCCGGATCACTCCGCTTTGACCTTCGAGAAAGGACACATCCAACTCGGTCCGGATCATCCGGTGATTAATGTTTCGCTGCTGGATATTGAAGAGTATGTCACTTGGCTAAATGCGCATGTTGGCGCGGAAGTTTACCGTCTGCCCACAGAGGCCGAGTGGGAATATGCGGCGCGTGCCGGTACGACCACCCGCTTTGCTCAAGGGGATGTATTGACGTCGGATCAGGCCAATTTTTCGGGTGATACAACAGAACATAACCGGGGTCGTCCATTTCCAGATTTGGTGACCCGCGCCATCCCAGTGCCCGTGCAAACGCTTGACGCCGCCAACCCCTGGGGCCTGCGACATATGTCAGGGAATGTCTATGAAATCACATTGTCCTGCCATCTGGGGCGTCACATCGGTCTGCCCACAAACAGCGCTTACCTGGCCCATGCTGCACAAGGTTGCGACAGATATGTTGCCAAAGGGGGCGCGTACAATATGGCCATGGATGGTGTACGCCTCGCTTATCGTACCCGGCCGAAAAATGACAATCGTGACAGGACATACGGCTTTCGCCTCGTTCGGATATTTCCGCGTAAGGAGTCGCCCTGA
- a CDS encoding DEAD/DEAH box helicase — MIQTLTDALAKQGYTDLTPVQVAVTDAALEGQDLLVSAQTGSGKTVGFGLAIGPTILAEDGHFGPAGRPHALIIAPTRELALQVKRELQWLYAGAGATLASCVGGMDFRDERRSLERGAHIVVATPGRLRDHIMRGTIDLSDIKAVVLDEADEMLDLGFREDLEFILDQAPDTRRTLMFSATVPAMIATLAKSYQKDAVRVATTTKEKQHSDIEYRALSVANHDIDAAIINTLRFYDAPNAIVFCNTRASVTRLTTRLSNRGFSVVALSGELTQSERSNALQAMRDGRAKVCVATDVAARGIDLPNLELVIHAELPTNAETLLHRSGRTGRAGRKGVSALIAPAKMKRRAENLLKWGKLSATWATPPTAEDVTAKDEERLLTDPVWSEDFSDSEAAFAQRLLAQHAPEKIAAAYLRLYAGKQSAPEFISEYKDGPAAKERKPREVKSFGPSKWFSVDVGREGKAEARWLLPMICKAGGITKNEIGAIRIQPNETFVEIAEPAVAGFLKAVGGDMKLENQATLKALSGPPQLGERGPRKTKRDYDTKKPGPKPKRSAPRHDGPPPTTQADMDPIKPIPGAADDKTARKPRRDKAPRDHDGAVKPKRQKPPSKGKSPDGKGKNKRTEGFKPDTNRHKTGDGKAPGKPAGNAKDTSKRFVPPGGKSKPRKGLGKGGNSAPRRRTK; from the coding sequence ATGATCCAGACCCTCACCGATGCCCTTGCCAAACAAGGCTATACCGACCTGACCCCTGTGCAGGTTGCCGTCACGGATGCCGCGCTTGAGGGGCAGGATCTGCTTGTCTCGGCGCAGACCGGGTCTGGCAAGACAGTTGGGTTCGGCCTTGCGATTGGCCCCACGATCCTTGCAGAGGACGGCCATTTTGGCCCTGCAGGGCGGCCGCATGCATTGATCATCGCACCAACCCGGGAACTGGCGCTACAGGTCAAACGCGAGCTGCAATGGCTTTATGCAGGTGCAGGTGCGACGCTGGCCTCTTGCGTGGGCGGCATGGATTTTCGGGACGAAAGGCGCAGCCTTGAACGCGGTGCGCATATCGTCGTGGCAACGCCCGGCCGTTTGCGCGATCACATCATGCGCGGCACGATTGACCTGTCCGATATCAAGGCCGTTGTGCTGGACGAGGCCGATGAAATGCTCGACCTGGGGTTTCGCGAAGACCTTGAGTTTATCCTCGATCAGGCGCCCGACACGCGGCGCACATTGATGTTCTCGGCCACCGTGCCAGCAATGATCGCCACATTGGCAAAATCCTATCAGAAAGACGCCGTGCGCGTCGCCACCACGACCAAGGAAAAGCAGCATAGCGACATCGAATACCGCGCGCTTTCGGTGGCCAACCACGACATTGACGCCGCCATCATCAACACATTGCGGTTTTACGATGCGCCAAATGCCATCGTATTCTGCAACACCCGCGCATCTGTGACCCGGCTGACCACAAGACTGTCGAACCGCGGCTTTTCGGTTGTGGCCCTGTCGGGCGAGCTGACACAATCCGAACGTTCCAACGCGTTGCAGGCCATGCGGGACGGGCGCGCAAAAGTCTGTGTGGCCACGGATGTGGCAGCGCGCGGCATCGACCTGCCCAATCTCGAACTGGTGATCCACGCTGAATTGCCCACAAATGCGGAAACGCTTTTGCACCGTTCAGGCCGGACAGGGCGCGCCGGGCGCAAGGGGGTTTCGGCCCTGATTGCGCCGGCCAAGATGAAGCGGCGCGCCGAAAACCTGCTGAAATGGGGCAAACTATCGGCCACATGGGCCACCCCGCCCACAGCCGAGGATGTCACCGCAAAGGATGAGGAACGGCTTTTAACCGATCCGGTCTGGTCCGAGGATTTCAGCGACAGCGAAGCGGCATTTGCGCAGCGTCTGCTGGCCCAGCACGCGCCCGAAAAAATCGCCGCCGCCTATCTGCGCCTTTATGCAGGCAAACAATCCGCGCCCGAATTCATCAGCGAATACAAGGACGGCCCCGCCGCCAAGGAACGCAAACCGCGCGAGGTCAAATCCTTTGGCCCCTCCAAATGGTTCAGCGTCGATGTCGGACGCGAAGGCAAGGCCGAGGCGCGCTGGCTGCTGCCGATGATCTGCAAGGCCGGCGGCATCACCAAGAACGAAATCGGCGCCATTCGCATTCAGCCCAATGAAACATTCGTCGAAATTGCCGAACCCGCAGTTGCCGGTTTCCTCAAGGCCGTGGGCGGCGATATGAAGCTTGAAAATCAGGCGACGCTGAAGGCGCTGAGCGGCCCACCCCAATTGGGCGAGCGTGGACCGCGCAAGACCAAACGGGATTACGACACCAAGAAACCCGGGCCCAAGCCCAAACGCTCGGCCCCGCGCCACGACGGACCGCCGCCAACGACCCAGGCGGATATGGACCCGATCAAGCCGATCCCCGGCGCCGCCGACGACAAAACCGCCCGCAAACCGCGACGCGACAAAGCACCCCGTGACCATGACGGTGCCGTCAAACCAAAGCGTCAAAAACCGCCGTCAAAAGGGAAATCGCCCGACGGAAAGGGCAAAAACAAGCGCACGGAAGGTTTCAAACCTGACACAAACCGTCACAAGACGGGCGATGGCAAGGCTCCCGGCAAACCGGCGGGGAATGCAAAAGATACCTCGAAACGGTTTGTTCCACCCGGCGGAAAATCAAAGCCCCGCAAGGGGTTAGGTAAAGGTGGCAACAGCGCGCCACGTCGTCGAACAAAGTAA
- a CDS encoding TfoX/Sxy family protein has protein sequence MAALTSIKNIGPAFEKALQAVGITTAEQLRELGADAAYAKLLEAGNKPHFIGYYVLHMALQGRPWNDCKGAEKKALRTQFDKIKKGSFDQNRSELERFLNQIGVVEVDPK, from the coding sequence ATGGCGGCACTGACATCCATCAAGAATATCGGCCCGGCTTTTGAAAAGGCGCTACAGGCGGTTGGCATCACCACGGCCGAGCAATTGCGCGAACTGGGCGCCGACGCCGCCTATGCAAAACTGCTGGAAGCTGGCAACAAGCCGCATTTCATCGGATATTACGTGCTGCACATGGCGCTGCAGGGGCGCCCCTGGAATGACTGCAAGGGCGCGGAAAAAAAGGCGCTACGCACCCAATTCGACAAGATCAAGAAGGGCAGTTTCGATCAGAACCGGTCAGAACTAGAGCGTTTCCTGAACCAGATTGGCGTGGTTGAAGTCGATCCAAAGTAA
- a CDS encoding DUF4112 domain-containing protein produces MNIYEDIDFELSRLQKVAYRMDAIFTIPKTRITVGLDNIVGLVPVVGDFLALMPSLWMIRRAYKLGATHGALAYMGLNTFLDFAIGSIPVIGDIFDVLYNANIRNYKALEYNLNKKAARARTVRTASGMLDWAEPDLLN; encoded by the coding sequence ATGAACATATATGAAGACATTGATTTTGAACTGTCCCGATTGCAAAAAGTGGCCTATCGGATGGACGCGATTTTCACGATCCCAAAGACCCGGATCACGGTTGGATTGGACAATATTGTCGGACTGGTGCCAGTTGTCGGCGACTTTCTGGCATTGATGCCATCGCTCTGGATGATCCGGCGGGCCTACAAGCTGGGCGCGACCCACGGTGCGCTTGCCTATATGGGGCTGAATACATTCCTCGATTTCGCCATCGGATCCATTCCGGTGATCGGCGACATTTTTGACGTCCTCTACAACGCAAATATCCGAAATTACAAAGCGCTAGAGTACAATCTTAACAAAAAGGCCGCCCGCGCCAGAACGGTGCGGACGGCCTCTGGAATGCTGGATTGGGCAGAACCCGATCTGCTGAATTAG
- the ndk gene encoding nucleoside-diphosphate kinase: protein MAIQRTFSIIKPDATKRNLTGRIVAKFEEAGLRIVASKRIQLTLAQAQQFYGVHKDRPFFGELCEFMISEPIVVQVLEGEDAIAKNREVMGATNPADAADGTIRKEFALSIGENSVHGSDAPETAAEEIAFFFSGLELVG from the coding sequence ATGGCCATCCAGCGCACTTTTTCCATCATCAAGCCCGACGCCACAAAACGCAACCTGACCGGCCGGATCGTGGCCAAGTTCGAAGAGGCCGGCTTGCGCATCGTTGCGTCCAAGCGGATTCAACTGACCCTTGCCCAGGCGCAGCAGTTTTACGGTGTCCACAAGGACCGTCCATTCTTTGGCGAATTGTGCGAATTCATGATCTCCGAGCCGATTGTGGTGCAGGTTCTCGAAGGCGAGGACGCGATTGCAAAGAACCGCGAAGTCATGGGGGCCACCAACCCTGCCGATGCCGCAGATGGCACGATCCGCAAGGAATTCGCGCTGTCCATCGGTGAAAACTCTGTTCACGGGTCCGACGCGCCGGAAACAGCTGCCGAAGAGATCGCATTCTTCTTCTCGGGTCTGGAACTGGTCGGCTAA
- a CDS encoding ABC-F family ATP-binding cassette domain-containing protein yields the protein MLKISDITYSVEGRTLVENATVTIPTGHKVGLVGRNGSGKTTLFRVIRGEMVLDTGNVTIPRGWKIGGVSQEVPGNDVSLIDTVLRADTEREALLAEAETATDAGRIAEVQTRLADIDAWSAEARAATILRGLGFTHAEQKMPCAAFSGGWRMRVALAAVLFSEPDLLLLDEPTNYLDLEGALWLEAYLVKYPHTVLIVSHDRELLNRSVGGILHLEDKGLTYYTGPYDSFAKQRAAKRAVQAAAAKKQDAQRAHLQSFVDRFKAKASKAKQAQSRVKMLEKMDTIRAPEDAARTVFTFPEPEELSPPIIATEAAAVGYGNHIVLHDLNLRIDQDDRIALLGRNGEGKSTLSKMLSDRLPVARGKMVTSNKLRIGFFAQHQVDELRIEETPLDHLFRERPNEGQAKLRARLAGFGLGADQAETAVGRLSGGQKARLSLLLATLPAPHLLILDEPTNHLDIESREALVEALTAYTGAVILVSHDMHLLSMVADRLWLVKDGHVKPYEEDLQAYRKMLLTPDKPAEKDKPKPAKPVKASRDQILALRSEVRKNEERVNKINAMRDKLAKKLADPVLYEEGKAGELETWNKKYAEVMDGLERAEAMWMSALEKLEKAQGS from the coding sequence ATGCTCAAGATTTCAGACATCACCTATTCCGTTGAAGGCCGCACGCTGGTCGAGAATGCAACCGTCACAATTCCGACGGGCCACAAGGTTGGCCTCGTGGGGCGCAACGGATCGGGCAAGACGACCCTCTTCCGCGTCATCCGCGGCGAGATGGTGCTGGACACCGGCAACGTGACTATCCCCAGGGGGTGGAAAATCGGCGGGGTCAGCCAGGAGGTTCCCGGCAACGATGTCTCGCTGATCGACACGGTTCTGCGCGCCGATACCGAGCGCGAGGCGCTTTTGGCAGAGGCGGAAACCGCAACTGATGCCGGACGGATCGCCGAAGTGCAGACCCGGTTGGCCGATATCGACGCCTGGTCCGCCGAAGCGCGAGCCGCCACGATCCTCAGGGGGTTGGGCTTTACCCATGCGGAACAGAAAATGCCCTGCGCGGCCTTTTCCGGGGGCTGGCGGATGCGCGTGGCCCTTGCGGCCGTTCTGTTTTCCGAACCTGATCTGCTGCTGCTGGACGAGCCGACCAACTATCTGGATCTGGAAGGCGCGCTGTGGCTCGAGGCATATCTGGTCAAATACCCCCATACCGTTCTGATCGTCAGCCACGACCGCGAGCTGTTGAACCGCTCCGTTGGCGGTATCCTGCATCTCGAGGACAAGGGCCTGACCTATTATACCGGCCCTTATGACAGCTTTGCGAAACAAAGGGCTGCAAAACGGGCCGTGCAGGCCGCCGCTGCCAAGAAACAGGATGCGCAGCGCGCCCATCTGCAAAGCTTTGTTGATCGGTTCAAGGCCAAGGCGTCCAAGGCCAAACAGGCCCAGTCCCGTGTGAAGATGCTGGAAAAGATGGACACCATCCGCGCGCCCGAAGATGCAGCACGCACCGTCTTTACCTTCCCGGAGCCCGAGGAACTCTCGCCGCCGATCATCGCGACCGAGGCTGCCGCCGTCGGCTATGGAAATCACATCGTGCTGCATGATCTGAACCTGCGGATTGATCAGGATGACCGGATCGCCCTGCTGGGCCGCAACGGCGAGGGGAAGTCGACCCTGTCAAAAATGCTGTCCGACCGGCTGCCGGTGGCCCGCGGCAAGATGGTGACATCAAACAAATTGCGGATCGGGTTCTTCGCCCAGCATCAGGTCGATGAATTGCGGATCGAGGAAACCCCGCTTGATCACCTGTTTCGCGAACGGCCCAATGAAGGCCAGGCGAAACTGCGCGCCCGGCTCGCCGGATTTGGGCTTGGGGCCGATCAGGCGGAAACGGCTGTGGGGCGCCTGTCTGGGGGTCAGAAAGCCCGGTTGTCCCTGCTGCTGGCCACCCTGCCCGCGCCGCATCTGCTCATCCTTGATGAGCCGACCAACCACCTTGATATCGAAAGCCGCGAGGCGCTGGTCGAGGCGCTGACCGCCTATACCGGTGCGGTCATCCTTGTCAGCCACGACATGCATCTGCTGTCGATGGTTGCCGACCGGCTGTGGCTGGTCAAAGACGGGCATGTAAAACCATACGAGGAAGACCTGCAGGCCTACCGCAAGATGCTGCTGACGCCCGACAAGCCCGCGGAAAAGGACAAGCCCAAGCCGGCGAAACCCGTCAAAGCCAGCCGCGATCAAATCCTCGCCCTGCGCAGTGAAGTGCGCAAGAATGAAGAGCGGGTGAACAAGATCAACGCCATGCGGGACAAACTCGCCAAGAAACTGGCCGACCCGGTGCTCTATGAAGAGGGCAAGGCAGGCGAGCTGGAAACCTGGAACAAGAAATACGCCGAGGTCATGGACGGGCTGGAACGGGCAGAGGCGATGTGGATGTCTGCGCTCGAAAAACTGGAAAAGGCCCAGGGTTCATAA
- a CDS encoding ATP-binding protein, with translation MAQTHPVLHLLCGLIASGKSTLAAQLSAGPDTLLLSEDSWLKGLYVDELTSGADYLRYAARLRNVMGPHITTLLDMGISVVLDFPANTVGQRKWMREIIDDSGAAHQLHYLDTPAQVCLDRLRARNATGAHAFAATEAQFHQFAQHFAPPTADENFTIIRHTSS, from the coding sequence ATGGCACAAACACACCCGGTCCTGCACTTGCTTTGCGGCTTGATTGCATCGGGAAAATCAACGCTTGCAGCACAGCTCAGCGCGGGGCCCGACACGCTCCTGCTGTCCGAAGACAGCTGGTTGAAAGGCCTCTATGTTGATGAACTCACCTCTGGCGCGGACTATCTGCGCTATGCGGCACGGCTGCGCAATGTGATGGGGCCCCATATTACAACACTGCTTGATATGGGGATTTCAGTGGTGCTGGATTTTCCGGCCAACACCGTGGGTCAGCGCAAGTGGATGCGCGAGATCATCGACGATAGTGGTGCTGCGCATCAACTTCACTATCTCGATACGCCGGCGCAGGTCTGCCTTGACCGACTGCGCGCACGCAACGCGACCGGCGCTCATGCCTTTGCAGCAACCGAGGCGCAATTTCACCAATTCGCACAGCATTTCGCCCCGCCAACCGCAGATGAAAACTTTACCATCATCAGGCATACCAGCTCATAG
- a CDS encoding MarC family protein, which yields MTELPALIAAFTTMFIIIDPPGLAPVFIALTQGMTPAQRRAIAVRACIVSAVLMIIFLFLGETVLGFIGISMDAFRIAGGVLLFLTALDMLFQRRQARREDSAAEGQAEHHDDPSVFPLALPLIVGPGAITTIILLAGQAEGAADFGAIAGVLMAVLLIVLAAFLAAPAIERALGKTGLNIVTRVLGMLLAALAVQFVLDGLRGFGIGG from the coding sequence ATGACCGAACTCCCCGCCCTGATCGCCGCTTTCACAACAATGTTCATCATCATCGACCCGCCCGGGCTCGCGCCGGTCTTTATTGCGCTGACCCAAGGGATGACCCCGGCGCAACGGCGGGCGATTGCTGTGCGGGCCTGTATCGTCTCGGCAGTGTTGATGATCATCTTCCTGTTTCTGGGCGAGACTGTGCTGGGGTTCATCGGCATCTCTATGGATGCGTTTCGGATCGCCGGGGGTGTATTGCTGTTTCTGACAGCGCTCGACATGCTGTTCCAACGCAGGCAGGCCCGGCGCGAGGATAGTGCCGCCGAAGGGCAGGCAGAACATCACGATGACCCGTCGGTTTTCCCCCTTGCGCTGCCGCTGATCGTCGGGCCGGGGGCGATCACGACGATCATCCTGCTGGCAGGACAGGCCGAGGGTGCCGCAGATTTTGGCGCGATTGCAGGCGTGCTGATGGCCGTTCTGTTGATTGTGCTGGCAGCATTTCTGGCAGCCCCTGCCATCGAACGGGCACTTGGCAAAACCGGCCTGAACATTGTCACACGCGTGCTGGGCATGTTGCTGGCCGCCCTTGCGGTGCAATTCGTTCTTGACGGGCTCAGGGGTTTTGGGATCGGCGGATAG
- a CDS encoding TIGR02281 family clan AA aspartic protease, whose protein sequence is MSTEQIMQLTYLVLLAAAIGGSYIVAQRDNMGKMAQQAVIWGLIFVGVVGAYGLWDDISRDATGRQALISDNQVAVPLRNDGHYYLTLDINGTPVEFAVDTGASQVVLSQEDARRVGFDPATLNYSGVALTANGRVRTAPVTLESVALGALRDDGLRAVVNEGAMDGSLLGMTYLNRYSRIEIMGNELVLTR, encoded by the coding sequence ATGAGCACAGAACAAATCATGCAATTGACCTATCTGGTGCTGCTTGCTGCAGCTATCGGCGGGTCCTATATCGTCGCGCAGCGTGACAATATGGGTAAAATGGCGCAACAGGCGGTCATTTGGGGCCTCATCTTTGTGGGTGTTGTCGGGGCATATGGGCTTTGGGATGATATCAGCCGCGACGCCACAGGCCGGCAGGCACTGATCAGCGACAACCAGGTCGCCGTTCCACTGCGCAATGACGGCCATTACTACCTCACCCTTGATATCAATGGCACCCCGGTTGAATTCGCGGTGGATACAGGGGCAAGCCAGGTTGTGCTTAGTCAGGAAGACGCGCGCCGGGTGGGGTTCGACCCCGCAACACTCAACTATTCGGGTGTGGCGCTGACGGCCAATGGCCGGGTCCGGACCGCCCCCGTCACCTTGGAAAGCGTGGCACTTGGCGCGCTGCGCGATGACGGTCTGCGGGCCGTGGTGAATGAAGGGGCGATGGACGGATCGCTATTGGGGATGACATATCTCAACCGGTATAGCCGGATCGAGATCATGGGAAATGAACTGGTACTGACACGATGA
- a CDS encoding DNA polymerase III subunit chi, translating into MGAAFFYHLTDSPLEATLPMLIGKARKQGWRVLVRAEDQSLLARLDDVLWAGPDDGFLPHGLAGGPHDADQPVLLGDVPSDGFSCIMSVGGAPVTAEEVGALARTCILFDGHDGTALERARGQWKALTDAGCTAQYWAQEGGRWTKKAEKG; encoded by the coding sequence ATGGGCGCTGCCTTTTTCTATCACCTGACCGACAGCCCGCTTGAGGCCACATTGCCCATGCTGATCGGCAAGGCACGCAAGCAGGGCTGGCGTGTCCTGGTGCGGGCCGAGGATCAAAGCCTGCTTGCGCGCCTCGACGATGTGTTATGGGCCGGGCCGGATGATGGGTTTCTGCCGCATGGTCTGGCAGGTGGGCCGCATGATGCGGACCAGCCCGTGCTGTTGGGTGATGTGCCCAGTGATGGGTTTTCCTGCATCATGAGTGTGGGCGGCGCGCCGGTGACGGCAGAGGAAGTTGGCGCACTTGCGCGGACCTGTATTTTGTTTGACGGCCATGATGGAACCGCTTTGGAACGGGCCCGGGGCCAATGGAAAGCGCTGACAGATGCCGGTTGTACCGCGCAATACTGGGCGCAAGAGGGCGGCCGGTGGACCAAGAAAGCCGAAAAAGGTTAG